From a single Papilio machaon chromosome 19, ilPapMach1.1, whole genome shotgun sequence genomic region:
- the LOC106715238 gene encoding actin-related protein 6, translated as MSETSCYILDNGGYTAKVGFSTANEPKIVPNCIMKAKSERRRPFIASQIDECRDASGLFYILPFQKGFLINWDTQKTVWDFIFSKECCPVNFSEAPLIITEPLFNFSSIQEAMTEIFFEEYECQSLLRINATDLAEYHYRKLNSNESTVVVDSGYSFTYIVPYIKGKKYKDGIRRIDVGGKVLTNHLKEIISYRQLNVMDETYVINQVKEDSCFVSQDFMADMEIAKKRGSENTIVKDYVLPDYTTIRRGYLRDVVKPDEDLEQQTLRLNNERFSIPELLFHPSDVGIPQMGIPEAIIEAIGACPEENKESLLENIVLYGGCTLFPGFRDRVYKEVRAFALDHYNVNVTLADNPLTYPWEGGKLLFKDPEFYSFCMTKEEYEEEGKSLAFERFDI; from the exons ATGTCTGAAACTTCGTGTTACATTCTTGATAATGGAGGTTATACGGCAAAAGTTGGGTTTTCTACAGCGAATGAACCCAAAATTGTACCCAATTGTATTATGAAAGCGAAATCTGAACGTCGTCGTCCTTTCATTGCATCACAAATAGATGAATGTCGAGATGCATCTGGgcttttttacatattacctTTCCAAAAAGGATTCCTAATTAATTGGGATACACAGAAAACTGTGtgggattttatttttagcaaaGAATGTTGTCCAGTAAATTTTAGTGAAGCTCCTTTAATAATAACAGAACCgttatttaacttttcttCTATCCAAGAGGCTATGACGGAAATATTCTTTGAAGAATACGAGTGTCAGTCCTTACTAAGGATAAATGCAACTGATTTGGCTGAATATCACTACAGAAAACTTAATTCTAATGAGAGTACTGTTGTTGTTGATTCTGGTTACAGCTTTACTTATATAGTGCCATATATAAAAGGGAAGAAATACAAGGATGGGATTAGAAGAATTGATGTTGGTGGTAAAGTGTTGACtaatcatttaaaagaaataatatcatATAGACAGTTGAATGTTATGGATGAGACTTATGTTATTAATCAAGTTAAAGAAGACTCTTGTTTTGTTTCTCAAGATTTTATGGCTGATATGGAAATTGCCAAAAAGAGAG GTTCAGAAAACACAATAGTAAAGGACTATGTGCTGCCAGATTACACAACAATCCGTAGAGGGTATTTACGTGATGTTGTCAAACCTGATGAAGATTTGGAACAACAAACTCTACGGCTCAACAATGAAAGATTTTCCATACCAGAGTTACTATTCCATCCATCAGATGTTGGTATCCCACAAATGGGTATACCAGAAGCTATAATAGAAGCTATAGGCGCATGTCCAGAAGAGAATAAGGAGAGTTTACTAGAGAACATAGTTTTATATGGAGGATGTACACTTTTTCCTGGTTTTAGAGATAGAGTGTATAAAGAAGTAAGAGCATTTGCTCTTGATCATTACAATGTCAATGTGACTCTTGCTGATAATCCTCTAACATATCCCTGGGAAGGTGGAAAACTTCTATTCAAAGATCCTGAATTTTATTCCTTCTGCATGACAAAGGAAGAATATGAGGAAGAGGGTAAATCTTTAGCATTTGAACGATTTGATATATAA
- the LOC106715235 gene encoding protein CDV3 homolog, with product MADLDDFFAKKDRKKSKSVKKFATADELAKKLEDTKKSDVRPKKERPIQEGDEPGRAGEEEEWKEYEEPVKDYTGLKIQVLQGNAAPESRDSTAEDLATDSGKVKGPWNKPVEVEQPPPPPPVEEKPKEVKSNIYVPPAPRNREVEPMMRRNQAKHAPDIHNDDYFPVLGASAKRGGAGGWSTAGAGAGGGAGAQRAGTRAPLALGNRFTSLQDDS from the exons ATGGCTGACTTAGATGATTTCTTTGCTAAGAAAGATCGCAAAAAGTCGAAATCAGTCAAAAAGTTTGCTACTGCTGATGAATTAGCCAAAAAATTGGAAGACACAAAAAAATCGGATGTAAGGCCAAAAAAAGAGCGACCAATACAAGAAGGGGATGAACCTGGTAGAGCTGGG gaaGAGGAGGAATGGAAAGAATATGAAGAGCCAGTGAAGGACTACACAGGGCTCAAAATCCAAGTGTTGCAAGGCAATGCAGCTCCGGAGTCACGGGATTCGACCGCGGAAGACTTAGCCACTGACAGCGGAAAGGTCAAAGGTCCTTGGAACAAACCA GTGGAAGTAGAACAGCCTCCACCACCACCCCCAGTGGAAGAGAAGCCGAAAGAGGTCAAGTCCAACATTTACGTGCCGCCTGCGCCAAGGAACCGTGAGGTTGAACCCATGATGCGCAGGAATCAAGCC AAGCACGCGCCTGACATTCACAACGACGATTACTTCCCTGTGCTGGGCGCGAGTGCGAAGCGCGGCGGTGCCGGCGGCTGGAGCACAGCGGGCGCGGGtgcgggcggcggcgcgggTGCACAGCGGGCCGGCACGCGAGCACCCCTCGCGCTCGGCAACCGCTTCACCTCGCTGCAGGACGACAGCTAG